The following coding sequences lie in one Nitrospirota bacterium genomic window:
- a CDS encoding carboxymuconolactone decarboxylase family protein, whose amino-acid sequence MTVQPGQLPEQYKSIKKRFSKYFKALENFGKAAREAGPIDDKTAHLIQLAAAAAVWSQGSVHSHARRALEAGATPDELHHAIILISSTVGFPNVSAALSWVDDLLRHHKG is encoded by the coding sequence ATGACCGTGCAGCCAGGACAGTTACCGGAGCAGTACAAGAGCATCAAGAAGAGGTTCAGTAAATATTTCAAGGCGCTCGAGAATTTCGGCAAAGCAGCGCGCGAGGCAGGGCCGATCGACGACAAGACCGCCCATCTCATTCAACTGGCGGCTGCTGCCGCCGTATGGTCGCAGGGCTCTGTCCACTCCCATGCGCGGAGGGCGCTCGAAGCCGGAGCCACGCCCGATGAGCTGCACCACGCCATCATCCTGATCTCGAGCACTGTGGGCTTCCCCAATGTGTCTGCGGCATTGAGCTGGGTCGACGACCTCCTGCGGCACCACAAGGGCTGA
- a CDS encoding flavodoxin family protein — protein MKVAAFQGSPRIEGNTDLLLRGAVRAIDEAGHEIQLFKLNYMNIKPCQNCGGCDKTGQCIVKDDMEEIYQAIREADRIILASPIFFFGVSAQAKMMIDRCQAFWCEKYLLKREIPAGPAGRKGLLLLVGGMKKEIGIQCSEATAKAFFRTISVPGHETLGYLEVDAKGDILKHPTALRDAYEAGKRLITS, from the coding sequence ATGAAAGTCGCCGCGTTCCAGGGCAGTCCGCGCATCGAGGGGAACACGGACCTCCTGCTGCGCGGGGCGGTGCGCGCCATAGACGAGGCCGGGCACGAGATACAGCTCTTCAAGCTCAATTACATGAACATCAAGCCCTGCCAGAACTGCGGGGGCTGCGATAAGACCGGGCAGTGTATCGTCAAAGACGATATGGAAGAGATTTATCAGGCGATACGGGAGGCAGACAGGATCATCCTCGCCTCCCCTATCTTCTTTTTCGGCGTCAGCGCGCAGGCGAAGATGATGATCGACCGGTGCCAGGCCTTCTGGTGCGAGAAGTATCTGCTGAAGAGAGAGATCCCCGCAGGCCCCGCGGGAAGAAAGGGGCTCCTGCTGCTGGTGGGCGGCATGAAAAAAGAGATCGGCATTCAATGCTCGGAAGCCACGGCAAAGGCTTTCTTCAGGACCATCAGTGTTCCCGGGCATGAAACACTAGGCTATCTGGAAGTAGATGCAAAAGGAGACATCCTCAAACACCCGACCGCATTACGCGACGCCTATGAGGCGGGAAAGAGACTCATCACGTCATAA